In the Sus scrofa isolate TJ Tabasco breed Duroc chromosome 6, Sscrofa11.1, whole genome shotgun sequence genome, one interval contains:
- the LOC100514465 gene encoding beta-1,4-galactosyltransferase 3-like isoform X4 — MSNAWGRDMEAIDSPSAVRQRARVGPAAGGGTHLSRTRSGRCRREKTRKRVERTTTPRRLWVCRPTTPRCPCGCFPRLLWSGKRGLQLPAVLTATSLAPPTAPRGLHASPVRFPGALAREQVNSTAFNRGKLRNVGFWEAMQDEDWDCVFFHDVNLLPEDDRNLYICDIFPAHVAVAIDKFNYKLPYRGYLGGVFALRPIHYLRINGFPSTHWGWGREDDDIAARLKLSGMPLLRPHLLFGRYHMLEEGPDPSQEQSPPSPGLQALIRHKWRPNGTDLLDYRLLSKELQPLYTNLTVDISPSVPG, encoded by the exons ATGTCAAATGCGTGGGGGAGAGATATGGAGGCTATCGACTCCCCCAGCGCAGTGCGGCAAAGGGCCCGGGTTGGGCCGGCCGCGGGAGGAGGCACTCACCTGAGCAGAACGCGCTCGGGGAGGTGTAGGCGCGAGAAAACGCGGAAGCGGGTTGAAAGAACTACCACTCCCAGAAGGCTTTGGGTCTGCCGGCCAACGACTCCCAGGTGTCCCTGCGGCTGCTTTCCTCGCTTACTGTGGTCGGGCAAGCGGGGCCTACAACTCCCTGCGGTCCTCACGGCGACGTCTCTCGCTCCGCCTACGGCTCCCAGAGGGCTCCATGCCTCCCCGGTTCGATTCCCGGGTGCGCTTGCGCGTGAGCAG GTGAACAGCACTGCCTTCAACCGGGGCAAGCTGCGCAATGTGGGCTTCTGGGAGGCCATGCAGGATGAGGACTGGGACTGTGTCTTCTTCCACGACGTGAACCTACTCCCAGAGGACGACCGCAACCTCTACATCTGTGACATCTTCCCTGCCCATGTGGCGGTGGCCATTGACAAGTTCAACTACAA gCTGCCCTACCGAGGCTACCTGGGAGGGGTGTTTGCCCTGCGGCCCATTCACTACCTGAGGATAAATGGCTTCCCCAGCACACACTGGGGCTGGGGTCGTGAGGACGATGACATCGCTGCCAG GCTGAAGCTAAGCGGGATGCCCCTCTTGCGGCCCCACCTGCTGTTTGGCCGCTACCACATGCTGGAGGAGGGGCCGGACCCCAGCCAAGAGCAGAGCCCCCCGAG TCCTGGCCTTCAGGCTCTGATCCGCCACAAGTGGCGGCCCAATGGCACAGACTTGCTGGACTACAGACTGCTCTCCAAGGAGCTGCAACCCCTCTACACCAATCTCACTGTGGACATCAGCCCCTCGGTGCCCGGCTGA
- the LOC100514465 gene encoding beta-1,4-galactosyltransferase 3-like isoform X2, whose amino-acid sequence MPSSTATRRSEMPRRGASSRSTCASTVESLPPEAPRVNPLFGTVFSQHRRSQDLLYIFTGSLGLRANRGRSAARADRHGQTSEEAPAAPDGPLKVMIPENLTMEQVVEKNPLVELGGQYWPPDCWTHHHTAVVVPYYGQARHLQHLLFHLHPFLQRQQLHYGIYVVNQVNSTAFNRGKLRNVGFWEAMQDEDWDCVFFHDVNLLPEDDRNLYICDIFPAHVAVAIDKFNYKLPYRGYLGGVFALRPIHYLRINGFPSTHWGWGREDDDIAARLKLSGMPLLRPHLLFGRYHMLEEGPDPSQEQSPPSPGLQALIRHKWRPNGTDLLDYRLLSKELQPLYTNLTVDISPSVPG is encoded by the exons ATGCCTTCGTCCACGGCCACGAGGCGCAGCGAGATGCCCAGGCGCGGGGCCAGCTCGCGCAGCACGTGCGCCAGCACGGTGGAGTCCTTGCCGCCCGAGGCGCCCAGAGTAAACCCGTTATTTGGAACAGTCTTCAGCCAGCACAGGAGAAGCCAGGATCTACTTTATATTTTCACAGGATCCCTTGGTCTGCGTGCGAATAGAGGGCGAAGCGCGGCAAGGGCTGACCGGCATGGGCAGACCAGTGAGGAGGCTCCAGCAGCTCCAG ATGGCCCCCTGAAGGTGATGATCCCAGAGAACCTGACGATGGAGCAAGTGGTGGAAAAGAACCCCCTGGTGGAGCTGGGAGGCCAGTACTGGCCACCCGACTGCTGGACACACCACCACACCGCAGTAGTGGTGCCCTACTATGGGCAGGCccggcacctgcagcatctgcTCTTCCACCTGCACCCCTTCCTGCAGCGCCAGCAACTGCACTATGGCATCTACGTGGTGAACCAG GTGAACAGCACTGCCTTCAACCGGGGCAAGCTGCGCAATGTGGGCTTCTGGGAGGCCATGCAGGATGAGGACTGGGACTGTGTCTTCTTCCACGACGTGAACCTACTCCCAGAGGACGACCGCAACCTCTACATCTGTGACATCTTCCCTGCCCATGTGGCGGTGGCCATTGACAAGTTCAACTACAA gCTGCCCTACCGAGGCTACCTGGGAGGGGTGTTTGCCCTGCGGCCCATTCACTACCTGAGGATAAATGGCTTCCCCAGCACACACTGGGGCTGGGGTCGTGAGGACGATGACATCGCTGCCAG GCTGAAGCTAAGCGGGATGCCCCTCTTGCGGCCCCACCTGCTGTTTGGCCGCTACCACATGCTGGAGGAGGGGCCGGACCCCAGCCAAGAGCAGAGCCCCCCGAG TCCTGGCCTTCAGGCTCTGATCCGCCACAAGTGGCGGCCCAATGGCACAGACTTGCTGGACTACAGACTGCTCTCCAAGGAGCTGCAACCCCTCTACACCAATCTCACTGTGGACATCAGCCCCTCGGTGCCCGGCTGA
- the LOC100514465 gene encoding beta-1,4-galactosyltransferase 3-like isoform X1 — MPPRFDSRVRLRVSRMEQQRGLLLLFLGVQLLLVGMFLYQNHRGQGFTSFLRFLIQAKPEEAEGLPFLAQVASAGLPSWDVYSNLSQIHPMDLSDEDLPNCPAISPYINGPLKVMIPENLTMEQVVEKNPLVELGGQYWPPDCWTHHHTAVVVPYYGQARHLQHLLFHLHPFLQRQQLHYGIYVVNQVNSTAFNRGKLRNVGFWEAMQDEDWDCVFFHDVNLLPEDDRNLYICDIFPAHVAVAIDKFNYKLPYRGYLGGVFALRPIHYLRINGFPSTHWGWGREDDDIAARLKLSGMPLLRPHLLFGRYHMLEEGPDPSQEQSPPSPGLQALIRHKWRPNGTDLLDYRLLSKELQPLYTNLTVDISPSVPG; from the exons ATGCCTCCCCGGTTCGATTCCCGGGTGCGCTTGCGCGTGAGCAG AATGGAACAGCAGAGGGGGCTCCTGTTGTTATTTCTGGGGGTGCAgctgctgttggtgggaatgttccTCTACCAGAACCACCGCGGCCAGGGCTTCACCTCCTTCCTGCGCTTCCTAATACAAGCCAAGccagaggaagcagaggggcTGCCTTTCCTGGCTCAGGTTGCCTCTGCCGGACTCCCTTCCTGGGACGTGTACTCCAACCTCAGCCAGATCCACCCCATGGACCTCAGCGACGAGGATCTGCCTAACTGCCCCGCCATCTCGCCCTACATTA ATGGCCCCCTGAAGGTGATGATCCCAGAGAACCTGACGATGGAGCAAGTGGTGGAAAAGAACCCCCTGGTGGAGCTGGGAGGCCAGTACTGGCCACCCGACTGCTGGACACACCACCACACCGCAGTAGTGGTGCCCTACTATGGGCAGGCccggcacctgcagcatctgcTCTTCCACCTGCACCCCTTCCTGCAGCGCCAGCAACTGCACTATGGCATCTACGTGGTGAACCAG GTGAACAGCACTGCCTTCAACCGGGGCAAGCTGCGCAATGTGGGCTTCTGGGAGGCCATGCAGGATGAGGACTGGGACTGTGTCTTCTTCCACGACGTGAACCTACTCCCAGAGGACGACCGCAACCTCTACATCTGTGACATCTTCCCTGCCCATGTGGCGGTGGCCATTGACAAGTTCAACTACAA gCTGCCCTACCGAGGCTACCTGGGAGGGGTGTTTGCCCTGCGGCCCATTCACTACCTGAGGATAAATGGCTTCCCCAGCACACACTGGGGCTGGGGTCGTGAGGACGATGACATCGCTGCCAG GCTGAAGCTAAGCGGGATGCCCCTCTTGCGGCCCCACCTGCTGTTTGGCCGCTACCACATGCTGGAGGAGGGGCCGGACCCCAGCCAAGAGCAGAGCCCCCCGAG TCCTGGCCTTCAGGCTCTGATCCGCCACAAGTGGCGGCCCAATGGCACAGACTTGCTGGACTACAGACTGCTCTCCAAGGAGCTGCAACCCCTCTACACCAATCTCACTGTGGACATCAGCCCCTCGGTGCCCGGCTGA
- the LOC100514465 gene encoding beta-1,4-galactosyltransferase 3-like isoform X3, whose amino-acid sequence MPPRFDSRVRLRVSRMEQQRGLLLLFLGVQLLLVGMFLYQNHRGQGFTSFLRFLIQAKPEEAEGLPFLAQVASAGLPSWDVYSNLSQIHPMDLSDEDLPNCPAISPYINGPLKVMIPENLTMEQVVEKNPLVELGGQYWPPDCWTHHHTAVVVPYYGQARHLQHLLFHLHPFLQRQQLHYGIYVVNQVNSTAFNRGKLRNVGFWEAMQDEDWDCVFFHDVNLLPEDDRNLYICDIFPAHVAVAIDKFNYKLPYRGYLGGVFALRPIHYLRINGFPSTHWGWGREDDDIAASPGLQALIRHKWRPNGTDLLDYRLLSKELQPLYTNLTVDISPSVPG is encoded by the exons ATGCCTCCCCGGTTCGATTCCCGGGTGCGCTTGCGCGTGAGCAG AATGGAACAGCAGAGGGGGCTCCTGTTGTTATTTCTGGGGGTGCAgctgctgttggtgggaatgttccTCTACCAGAACCACCGCGGCCAGGGCTTCACCTCCTTCCTGCGCTTCCTAATACAAGCCAAGccagaggaagcagaggggcTGCCTTTCCTGGCTCAGGTTGCCTCTGCCGGACTCCCTTCCTGGGACGTGTACTCCAACCTCAGCCAGATCCACCCCATGGACCTCAGCGACGAGGATCTGCCTAACTGCCCCGCCATCTCGCCCTACATTA ATGGCCCCCTGAAGGTGATGATCCCAGAGAACCTGACGATGGAGCAAGTGGTGGAAAAGAACCCCCTGGTGGAGCTGGGAGGCCAGTACTGGCCACCCGACTGCTGGACACACCACCACACCGCAGTAGTGGTGCCCTACTATGGGCAGGCccggcacctgcagcatctgcTCTTCCACCTGCACCCCTTCCTGCAGCGCCAGCAACTGCACTATGGCATCTACGTGGTGAACCAG GTGAACAGCACTGCCTTCAACCGGGGCAAGCTGCGCAATGTGGGCTTCTGGGAGGCCATGCAGGATGAGGACTGGGACTGTGTCTTCTTCCACGACGTGAACCTACTCCCAGAGGACGACCGCAACCTCTACATCTGTGACATCTTCCCTGCCCATGTGGCGGTGGCCATTGACAAGTTCAACTACAA gCTGCCCTACCGAGGCTACCTGGGAGGGGTGTTTGCCCTGCGGCCCATTCACTACCTGAGGATAAATGGCTTCCCCAGCACACACTGGGGCTGGGGTCGTGAGGACGATGACATCGCTGCCAG TCCTGGCCTTCAGGCTCTGATCCGCCACAAGTGGCGGCCCAATGGCACAGACTTGCTGGACTACAGACTGCTCTCCAAGGAGCTGCAACCCCTCTACACCAATCTCACTGTGGACATCAGCCCCTCGGTGCCCGGCTGA
- the ZNF175 gene encoding LOW QUALITY PROTEIN: zinc finger protein 175 (The sequence of the model RefSeq protein was modified relative to this genomic sequence to represent the inferred CDS: inserted 1 base in 1 codon) has product MLADGNLPQRPQGLGPEELDVSCEGSLSFEDVTMDFSREEWLQLDSAQRRLYQDVMLEIYSHLFSVGYHIPNPEVIFSTEKGEEPWMGAAECRHQRYQDGELGVETLQQEFSENASSHNEMVGEVTRDGSWCSILEELWEEADQRKRDQENQNKPSHQGALLDKKKQNTERDHEYRDPGKIILMRPHLVSSLKRPPKHGSCAQRLKPILEVSQNQSNISKHPDETXGSGLLFTHSSSNASCKNTHTGENVRDSNPRTKIFSPEQPLTRHQVHTQARPARCTECGRDFTPKSYLLEQQRFHSVENLQECSKCGKAFTPQPKLGVSVTGHAGNIPYICRECGKVFVQRSELVTHQKTHTRKRPHKCQECGKAFSQMLSLFRHQRTHTREKLYECSECGKGFSQNSTLNIHQKIHTGERQYVCGECGKAFTQKSTLSLHQRIHSGEKSYVCIECGQGFIQKAHLIVHQRSHTGEKPYQCHNCGKSFISKSQLDIHHRIHTGEKPYECSDCGKTFTQKSHLNIHQNIHTGERHHVCSECGKAFNQKSILRMHQRIHTGEKPYKCSDCGKAFTSKSQFREHQRIHTGEKPYMCTACGKAFNGRSNFHKHQMTHTRERTFACYRCGDAFLQKSELITHQRTHIGEKLYECCDCRKSFSKKPQLKVHQRIHTGERPYVCSKCGKTFNNRSNFNKHQTIHTRDKLYKKQLFCERLYPEINS; this is encoded by the exons GGGTCACTGTCATTTGAGGATGTGACCATGGACTTCAGCAGGGAGGAGTGGCTTCAGCTGGACTCTGCCCAGAGACGCCTGTACCAGGACGTGATGCTGGAGATCTACAGCCACCTCTTCTCAGTGG GGTATCATATCCCCAACCCAGAGGTCATTTTCAGCACAGAAAAAGGGGAAGAGCCGTGGATGGGGGCAGCTGAATGCCGACATCAGAGGTATCAAG atggggagcttggggttgaaaCCCTACAACAGGAGTTTTCTGAAAATGCTTCATCTCACAATGAGATGGTGGGTGAAGTCACCAGAGATGGCTCCTGGTGTTCCATTTTAGAGGAACTGTGGGAAGAAGCTGACCAGAGAAAGAGAGACcaggaaaatcaaaataaacctTCACATCAGGGGGCTCTCCTCgataagaaaaaacagaacacagAGAGGGACCATGAATACAGGGACCCTGGGAAAATCATCCTTATGAGGCCCCACCTTGTTTCTTCACTAAAAAGACCTCCTAAACATGGCTCATGTGCACAAAGGTTGAAGCCTATCCTAGAAGTAAGTCAAAATCAAAGCAATATTTCAAAACACCCTGATGAGA CTGGATCTGGGCTGCTCTTCACCCACAGCTCTTCCAATGCCAGCTGCAAGAACACGCATACAGGAGAGAATGTCCGTGACAGTAACCCACGTACCAAAATCTTCAGCCCTGAACAGCCACTCACACGACATCAAGTTCATACTCAGGCAAGACCAGCTAGGTGCACCGAATGTGGGAGGGATTTCACTCCAAAGTCGTACCTCCTTGAGCAACAGAGATTCCACAGTGTAGAAAACCTCCAGGAATGCAGTAAATGTGGAAAGGCCTTCACCCCACAACCAAAACTTGGTGTCTCTGTGACAGGCCATGCAGGTAACATACCTTATATATGTAGGGAATGTGGAAAGGTCTTCGTTCAAAGGTCAGAGCTGGTTACACACCAGAAAACTCACACTAGAAAGAGGCCCCATAAATGCCAGGAGTGTGGAAAAGCCTTTTCCCAGATGTTATCTCTCTTCAGACATCAGAGAACTCATACTAGGGAAAAGCTCTACgaatgcagtgaatgtgggaaaggcTTCTCTCAGAATTCGACACTTAACATACATCAGAAAATTCACACCGGGGAGCGGCAGTATGTATGCGgtgaatgtgggaaggccttcacCCAGAAGTCAACGCTCAGCTTGCACCAGAGGATCCATTCAGGGGAGAAGTCCTATGTGTGTATTGAATGTGGCCAGGGTTTTATCCAGAAGGCACACCTGATTGTACATCAAAGAagccacacaggagagaaaccttatCAGTGCCATAACTGCGGGAAGTCCTTCATTTCCAAGTCACAGCTAGATATACATCATCGAATCCATACGGGggagaaaccttatgaatgtaGTGACTGTGGGAAAACCTTCACCCAAAAGTCACACCTCAACATACACCAGAACATTCACACTGGCGAAAGACACCACgtgtgcagtgaatgtgggaaggccttcaaCCAGAAGTCAATACTCCGCATGCaccagagaattcacactggagagaagccttacAAATGCAGCGACTGTGGGAAAGCCTTTACTTCCAAGTCGCAGTTCAGAGAGCATCAGCGaatccacactggagagaaaccctacatGTGCACTGcatgtgggaaggctttcaatggTAGGTCAAATTTCCATAAACATCAGATGACTCACACTAGAGAGAGAACTTTTGCCTGTTACAGGTGTGGGGATGCCTTCCTCCAGAAGTCAGAGTTGATTACACATCAGAGAACTCACATTGGAGAAAAACTTTATGAGTGCTGTGACTGCAGGAAATCCTTCAGCAAGAAACCACAACTCAAAGTGCATCAACGAATTCACACAGGAGAGAGACCTTATGTATGTTCTAAGTGTGGGAAGACCTTCAACAACAGGTCAAATTTTAATAAACACCAAACAATTCATACCAGAGACAAACTGTACAAGAAGCAATTATTCTGTGAAAGGCTTTATCCAGAAATCAATTCCTAG